Proteins encoded by one window of Microplitis mediator isolate UGA2020A chromosome 1, iyMicMedi2.1, whole genome shotgun sequence:
- the LOC130677306 gene encoding lipase 3-like, with translation MGSRAGVLAVWLIVFGDVRFCSGLDQNPNTDLLTPDLITKYGYPVEAHRVVTEDGYILEMHRIPYGRFENRRVLKSSRFNRSPVLLQHGLAGSSADWVLTGPEKSLAYMLADEGYDVWLGNNRGNIYSRHHRNLLSTNRTFWDFSFHELGIYDLPAMIDYILELTSRYNLLYVGHSQGTTQFWVMTSSRPEYNDKVSLAVGLAPAAYTSHMRGPVTTLAKLTYFGVWVGERFGYPEFGSRSPWGKFVGNLVCHGGAPTQFLCSNILFLIAGYSQGELDAGNLTVIIGHVPAGASWKQFVHFGQGFINPGHFRAFDYGENNDKNLKLYNSLIPPDYQLEKIKTPIALYSSDNDWLATPEDVDLLRSKLRNIVMDYKVEGRLFNHYDFLWGNSAPELLYQPIIRLFHKYR, from the exons ATGGGATCGAGAGCTGGTGTCTTGGCGGTCTGGTTGATCGTTTTCGGTGACGTTCGATTTTGCTCGGGGCTCGATCAGAATCCCAACACGGATTTGCTTACG CCAGATTTAATAACCAAATACGGATATCCCGTCGAAGCGCACAGAGTAGTAACCGAGGATGGTTACATTCTCGAAATGCATAGGATCCCTTACGGACGATTCGAAAATCGGCGAGTGCTAAAATCCTCGAGGTTCAACCGGTCTCCAGTTCTTCTGCAGCATGGGCTAGCTGGCAGTTCTGCGGACTGGGTTCTAACTGGTCCAGAAAAGTCTCtgg CTTATATGCTTGCCGATGAAGGCTACGACGTCTGGTTAGGAAACAATCGTGGGAACATTTACTCGCGTCATCATCGTAATTTGTTATCAACTAATCGCACATTCTGGGACTTCAG ttttcacgAATTGGGAATTTACGATCTGCCGGCTATGATCGATTATATATTGGAATTAACGTCGAGATACAATCTGCTGTATGTCGGGCATTCACAAGGCACTACGCAATTCTGGGTAATGACCTCGAGTAGGCCTGAGTACAATGACAAAGTAAGTCTGGCAGTTGGCCTTGCACCCGCAGCATACACTAGTCATATGCGGGGACCAGTTACGACACTTGCTAAGTTGACATACTTTGGTGTG TGGGTAGGTGAGAGATTCGGTTACCCTGAGTTCGGGTCTCGGTCTCCCTGGGGCAAGTTCGTTGGCAACTTAGTCTGCCACGGAGGCGCGCCGACGCAGTTTCTCTGCAGCAACATTTTGTTCTTAATCGCGGGGTACAGTCAAGGAGAGTTAGACGCAGGAAACCTGACGGTCATAATTGGCCACGTGCCTGCGGGCGCCTCCTGGAAGCAGTTCGTCCATTTCGGCCAGGGTTTTATTAATcctg gACATTTCCGAGCGTTTGATTATGgagaaaataatgataaaaatttaaaactttacaaTTCATTGATACCACCAGATTATcaacttgaaaaaataaaaacacctATCGCACTTTACAGTAGCGATAACGACTGGTTAGCAACACCTGAG gATGTCGACTTATTACGATCCAAGCTACGCAATATTGTGATGGACTACAAAGTAGAGGGCAGACTTTTCAATCATTACGATTTCCTGTGGGGCAATTCGGCACCTGAATTATTATACCAGCCAATTATTAGATTATTCCACAAATATCGatga
- the LOC130677291 gene encoding lipase 3-like, protein MFCGIFGVFIIGALGVQALENKTYDDELLRFPHLMGASADYNVDADLGARELIAKYGYNGESYRVTTTDGYILEMHRITGPKSNKDPANKPVVFLMHGILSSSVDWVISGPNKALAYILADQGYDVWMGNARGNHYSRSHEWLSVLDKKYWQFSWHEIGIYDLPAMIDFVINATRVEKLFYVGHSQGTTAFFVMASTLPKYNDKIISMSALAPIAFVGHMTSPFFRIFSTIDSAVANAMNVMGIYEFQPTEQFMKKVKAVICDSEAWTQPICENALFLAAGFGSDQMNRTLLPAILGHVPAGSSVKQFLHYSQLVKSHQFRQFDYGLLGNIRRYGRFTPPEYDLSKITTPVVLHYCINDWLSSVIDVQTLSKKLPNVHGKMKVPHPPFGHLDYLYGVQADKLIYEKVLSIIEPMRSR, encoded by the exons ATGTTTTGTGGAATTTTTGGAGTTTTCATCATCGGAGCCTTGGGGGTACAGGCGCTGGAAAATAAGACTTATGATGATGAATTATTGCGGTTTCCGCACCTAATGGGCGCCTCTGCTGATTATAACGTTGATGCTGATTTGGGAGCT agagAACTGATAGCAAAGTACGGTTACAACGGAGAAAGTTATCGTGTGACAACAACCGATGGCTACATACTAGAGATGCATCGCATCACTGGCCCGAAATCCAATAAAGACCCCGCGAACAAACCGGTCGTATTTCTGATGCACGGGATACTCAGTAGCTCCGTTGACTGGGTTATTTCCGGCCCCAACAAAGCTCTAG CATATATATTAGCCGACCAAGGTTACGATGTATGGATGGGTAATGCCCGCGGTAATCATTACTCGAGATCACATGAGTGGTTATCAGTTTTAGATAAAAAGTACTGGCAATTCAG TTGGCATGAAATCGGAATTTATGACTTACCGGCGATGATCGACTTCGTAATTAATGCAACAAgggttgaaaaattattttacgtgGGTCATAGTCAAGGTACAACAGCATTTTTTGTAATGGCATCTACTTTACCGAAATATAACGACAAGATAATATCAATGTCTGCATTAGCGCCGATCGCTTTTGTCGGACATATGACGAGTCCATTTTTCCGAATTTTTTCGACAATTGATTCCGCGGTGGCT AATGCAATGAATGTAATGGGAATATATGAGTTCCAACCGACTGAgcaatttatgaaaaaagttaaagcGGTAATTTGTGACTCCGAGGCTTGGACTCAACCGATTTGTGAAAATGCTTTATTTTTAGCCGCTGGATTTGGCTCTGATCAGATGAACAGAACTTTGTTACCGGCTATTTTGGGTCATGTACCCGCTGGGTCGTCGGTAAAACAGTTTCTTCATTATTCTCAGCTTGTTAAGTCAC aTCAATTCAGACAATTTGATTATGGATTATTGGGAAATATTCGTAGATACGGTAGATTTACTCCTCCGGAATACGATCTTTCAAAAATAACTACACCCGTAGTACTTCATTACTGTATCAATGACTGGCTGTCGAGTGTAATAGATGTTCAGACGTTGAGCAAAAAATTACCGAACGTACATGGCAAGATGAAAGTACCCCATCCGCCATTTGGACACTTGGATTATTTATATGGCGTTCAAGCAGATAAACTTATTTACGAAAAAGTGCTTAGTATCATAGAGCCAATGAGAAGTCGATGA
- the LOC130677264 gene encoding lipase 3-like, producing MINYKLIIFIYLQVLTNFVVTYRISKRHADDNYNLERQFEILQDYKLERYVFPEVIPNSDSEINNYDELNSTIVYRLRKEKKYILDNNNDDDNYIKGIILLRQGFECHLNNCCVNKLQMAVAYLLVDQGYDIWLGIDNKSDKNLTIDELIENENTDKIAQYILLSTGQSELIVMDNNNKSNNIYEISSNIIDVDNDSRISKWWNGVKSWVVGVYRTGKNYVTSSYEARINDMNAIGQKVDHILENKAIDGVKEKILNAYGIFTSMLPTLKIDIFSKLTNDPDTDLSTAQLIKKYGYDCETHLIITKDGYILTLHRISGGKKYPPKAGKPVVYLQHGLLSDSASWILTGPSHGLGYVLADENYDVWMGNSRGTTHSRAHVNLTTDDPLFWNFSFNEIGLYDLPAIIDYTLNITGEKKIDYIGHSQGTSVLFVLLSERPEYNEKIRKFVAYAPIAFVGDVQSPIITALVPAEKRTAKLINYFQINELLSANSLLTKFVRGLCVARTFYRIICTNAFFLLNGYDLDQINKTKIPVLLAHLPAGGSTKQIIHYAQEINSKKFRKFDYNPEENIKLYGQLEPPEYKLDNTRIPVALMYGPNDLLSVPTDVIRLSHELKNLQLNYSVPYAQFNHLDFTFAMNAPELVYRPTLDFLKSD from the exons atgattaattataaattaataatttttatttacttacaaGTGTTAACTAATTTTGTCGTAACATATAGAATTAGTAAACGTCATGCtgacgataattataatttggag CGGCAATTTGAAATCTTACAAGATTATAAATTAGAACGTTACGTTTTTCCGGAAGTAATACCGAATTCTGACagcgaaataaataattatgatgaatTAAATTCGACTATAGTTTACCGACttcgaaaagaaaaaaaatatattttagataataataatgatgatgataattatatcAAAGGTATAATTTTACTACGTCAAGGTTTTGAGTGTCATTTGAATAATTGTTGTGTTAACAAATTGCAGATGGCCGTTG cGTATTTACTTGTCGATCAAGGTTATGATATATGGCTGGGTATTGacaataaaagtgataaaaatttaacgat agatgaattaatagaaaatgaaaatacagATAAAATAGcccaatatatattattatcgaCTGGTCAATCAGAATTGATTGTAAtggacaataataataaatccaataatatttatgaaatttcttcTAACATTATTGATGTGGATAATGACTCAAGAATATCCAAATGGTGGAATGGAGTAAAAAGTTGGGTCGTAGGTGTTTATCGcactggaaaaaattatgtaacaa gTAGTTACGAAGCGAGGATTAATGATATGAATGCAATCGGTCAGAAAGTCGATCATATATTGGAAAATAAAGCAATCGATGGTGTAaag gaaaaaatattaaatgccTACGGAATATTTACTTCGATGTTACCAACActgaaaattgatattttttcgaaattaactaACGATCCGGATACTGATTTGAGTACG GcacaattgattaaaaaatatggctACGATTGCGAGACCcatttaattataacaaaaGACGGCTATATATTAACATTGCACCGGATAAGTGGAGGTAAAAAATACCCACCGAAGGCTGGCAAACCGGTGGTCTATCTTCAGCATGGACTCTTATCTGATTCTGCTAGTTGGATCCTTACTGGACCTTCACATGGCTTag GTTACGTACTAGCTGATGAAAATTACGATGTGTGGATGGGTAATTCCCGTGGCACGACACATTCACGCGCACACGTTAATTTAACAACTGACGATCCACTATTTTGGAACTTTTCTTTCAATGAAATCGGACTTTATGATTTGCCAGCAATAATTGACTATACATTAAACATAACtggtgagaaaaaaattgattacatCGGACACTCACAGGGCACTAGcgtattatttgttttattgtcCGAACGCCCTGAATATAATGAGAAAATACGTAAATTTGTTGCTTATGCCCCTATTGCTTTCGTCGGAGACGTACAGAGCCCCATTATAACGGCCCTTGTTCCAGCGGAAAAAAGAACTGCG aaattaattaactattttcaaataaacgaATTACTGTCTGCCAACTCTCTGCTAACGAAATTTGTCCGCGGACTCTGCGTAGCCAGGACTTTTTATCGTATTATTTGCACCAATGCCTTCTTTTTATTGAACGGATACGACTTAGACCaaattaataaa aCTAAGATACCAGTTCTTTTGGCGCATTTACCAGCAGGTGGTTCAACCAAACAAATAATTCATTACGCCCAGGAAATAAATTCTA aaaaattcagaaaatttgATTACAATCctgaagaaaatataaaactatacGGGCAACTAGAGCCACCAGAGTACAAACTAGACAACACAAGAATCCCCGTTGCATTAATGTACGGCCCAAATGATCTACTCTCTGTTCCAACGGACGTGATTCGATTGTCCcatgaactaaaaaatttacagctAAATTACTCAGTCCCTTACGCGCAATTCAATCATCTAGATTTTACATTCGCTATGAATGCTCCCGAATTAGTATATCGTCCcactttggattttttaaaatccgattaa